CTTTTATATTACgcatataataatatttgtacatatatatttacatttgaaGTAAGAACACTGGATTATActatacaataaatataattcttAAGAGCACAATGGTACATATAGTACAATGACAAAAGAGATTTGACCTAAGTATTtatgattttaatattacaGTTCTTAagatgtaaaaagaaaaatataattaaaatacaaaattatggCTACATAACTGCATTTAATTGCagaataaaatgttctcttaaTTCATTTGTACTAAAATCATCACCATCATTATTTTCATCAAAAATGTCTTGCACAGTTCCTGTTACAGTTTCTGCACTTTCATATTCAGTTGCTTTGCCAACTGAAGCTACATGTTCTGCGTCCTTTTCATCTATTTCAGATTCATTATTTGTATCATGAGCTTTTTCTGCTTTAATACTTATCTTCGTAGAATTTTGTGCCTCGTCTATATCACTTCTGTTAAGATCTGTAAATTCTTCAGTAAGAAGTTCTTCCGTTAAAGCTGGTAATGGTGGTAATGGAAACCCATAAGAAAGCAGCTTATCATATTCATTTTTCCCATAAAGTTCCCAAATCTCTGTTGCCATGGATAAAACCTTTTCTGAAAATTCTTGTTTAGAGCTGTCTAGTAACATTTCATTAAATTTGCACATTTTTTCATCCAAAAGCTTTCTTCTTCTCATAACAGTTTGCATACTTAACATCTTCCTTCTGTAAGTGTTCGTGTTTTTTTCTGCTCTTTCAAGATATTTAGATGCTTTTTCCAACTTCCAATTAAGTTCCTTTATTTGATTATCCTTTTGTTTAATTTGCCCTTCAAGCTTTCTTTTTTGCTGAGATGCCAATGTTAcagtttttgttaattttttattcatttcttcAAAATAGTTTACTCTGTTTGATAAGTCTTTTAtcaatcttcgtttggattctaaattctttttattaagtATTGTAGATTGTATGTTACTTGATCTTGTATTAATTCTAGATGTTTCCACTTCTTTGACTTGCATTTCAGGTCCTGTGGTTTTTATACtgttttcaaattctttataaataattaactgGTCAGTTAACTTTGCAATTACATCCTCTTGAATTTGTATTCTTTCTAACAGATCTTCATAATCTGAGGAAACACAACTAGGATTATTTCCCAAGGAAGTTTGAACACCTTGTGTACAATTTTGTGATAGTAAATTAGTCCTTATCCTTTCTTCGTCATCAGAACATGTATGTTTGAAACAAGAAGGATAGTATGTTTTAGAACTATGAGTTGAATTGAAACTTGTAAACTCTCTGTCTTCATAAGGAAATTGATTCATTAGTGAAGTTTCTTTACTTACATACTCATTCTTTATTAGTGGAttattaaaatttccataaataataCCTTTCAGATCTTTTGGTGTTTCTACTGTTATAACAGATGTAATGAGTAAATCATTTTCCTCAATTTTGGTAGCAGTACTGAATTCTTTAGATATTTGTGTTCCTGTTGTGTTAAGTGATAACTCTTCAATAATTTCAGTCACATCATCAGGGTCACCAGTTACTTTGATAACAAATTTATCAGTTTCTATTTCTAcatcatttttattaatatcatttgtttgcTGAGAAAACAAAGGTAATTcatcttttatttctatttcagaTGAGTCACTATTACTTGAAGAATTAATATCTTGATCTGAATTGCTTCTAAATGACTTCTTTATTGATCTCATTATTTCTTCTCTAGTTCTTCTCTTACGCTTCATAGCCGCTCttatatttggtataacataaACTTCATCTTTAGTAAAATTTTCTTCTATGTCTTCATTGAAAACCTTCTTTTCATCTTTAATATAAATCATTTCATCATGTTCCAGTGCACTATTTTTCACTTTATTCATTTTTGATACAGTTTGCGATACAGATGTTTTTTCATCCCCACTTTCAGTaccaaatattatttcaacattttcttctttgtctGTAAGCATATGTCCGACTTCGTTTTTTATTGATAAATGATTTTTATTAACAGGCGAAGCAACTTTATAGTCATTAGTAGTAAATTCAACTTTATGATTATCAGTAGTAAATTCAACTTTATGGTTATCGGTAGTAAATTCAACTGTATGGTCATCAGTAGTAAATTCAACTTTTGTGTCcattttttcttcaatttcaccTTCCTTTTGACTCTTAACCATCAACTTCTTCTCAAtctcatttttataattttcatcttCAGTAGATCCACCATCACAAATTTGTTTTAACTTCTCTTCAATTTCATCATAACTATCTTCAAGTGTGTTATGATCCATAACctctaatttaatttctttctttgtaGTGGTATTTGATAGTTGTGTAGTTTCTGAATTGTTCATAAATAAGGATAATTTAATTTCCTTTCTATTATTGTTTGGTTGAACTTTCAGACTGTATTGCTCCactaaattattaatatcagtGAGGTTATCATCAGCAATCATCACAATATTTTGCCTTTGATGATTAACCTTAATGTTTTCTTCTCTCTTATCTTCTGTATATTTATGGGTATGTTTAAGATAATCTCTAGTAGTTTGTTGTATAGATAGTTCCTCAATCTCCTGAAAATCCAAATCTTTCTCTTCTAAATGTTCAATAGATGAATGCTCTGTATCATTTTCTGTATATTCTACATTATATTCACCTTGCAGTAAGTTTTCACCTTTCTTATTAAATATCTTAGTTCTTTTTTTAGGTGATTTTCTAGTAGATGTCACTGTAAATATAGAAGGAATTGCGTTCTTCTTCAGTCTAATTCTTCCACTTTGTGTTATAGACCATTCTTGAGGTTCAAAGTGTACGTGACAAAGAAATGAGTTATTTGATGGTTCCCAATCAGCTCTAGCAACACGCTCTTGCCAAATTTTTCTATACTTTGGATCACGTGGAAAACATTTCATAATATAACCTTTCTCACTACGATTGTTGCAGCCAACTGCTGCACAGCCTGGCATATTTTGACATCCAGAACTTGTTAAGGTTTCTGCAAATTATAgataataaattcataataCTAAGATGAACAACTCAATTTTATAAATCTAACCTAACTAACAATATATTTCCATATGtaacaagttaatcaaaattaatatttattttcatatataatatgtatatcagttaatttaaaaatttaatacgttTAATTATACATAGCATAATTCAAACAAATATTGAATACAGAAATAATGCATAATGTAGATGCGAAAACATACTTTTTACTTTTCTAAGAATAAATTTAactaaaagatatttaaaagtaCTTCTTCACGTGATGCAAACCTTTGTTCTTGAGTTGTAACTACTGATCGAAAGGGTTGACTCGGTCGTATACAAAACATTCTAAAAATTAGGCTATTCAAACGGTGTATTACGTTTTACAGACGCGGATAAATTTAAAAACTTCTTATATAAACTATTAGATTGTTATAACTTGAAGGAAGGCAAATATTTCTTGAATACTATAAATCTTCTGCCGGTAATGTATGGTGTAAAAAAACCGAAACCCGTTCACCTCACCCATTAACTCTATTCAAGGTCTATTATTACACGTTGCAACTTGTAAATTTACTATGTTATTTACTAATTTCGTGTGATCAATATTGACgcaaatatacaaaaaaaaaaaaaaatatacaaagttaAACAACCAGACAATGGTAAACTTGTGTTGAGATGTATTTCTCGCTACGCAATGGAAATGTCTGGACGTAATATGGCTACCTCGAAAATCGAATAATAAATAGGTTAATTGTTAACTTACGttatcgaataaaattaaatatatatttctatcaaTACCAATGTAGTCTCTGTACATTATTTAATCTTATTATACCTGCCTTTTGAATTCTATTTTCAAGTCATTATATGCCATCTTTATTGACGGTgcacaaaaaaataaaagatttataACAACCTGCACATTATATAAATTACCAACTATACtgcattttgaaaaattgatcaCTTTAATTATGTATGAAcacttatttttatattcatcaCATGGTGCACTACATCGTCTACATCCACCGTTtcatattgttttatattacatCATTTAAATAAATCCCACGtggaatattttcttattttgttttgtattgatatagtttaaataaattgttatcaAGTTCTCaagtaaaaataaagaagattaTACATACATTGCATTCATTTTATCCTTTATTGTGGAACGATAGATAGGGTTAGTATCTGAACAGCGGTTCTTTCACTTAAGCTTAAGAGTAACGGCAAATACGCATTAAACGTCTATTTCACCAATTTTCTTATGCCTCGTTCTTTTGTATAATTGAAGTGAGCAATTGCTTTTAGTGTGACGTTTGAATcgcaaataaatatattaccgAGCAGCATGTAGTTTTCTACGTACGATGTGTCTGTCATAAATTCGGCCTACATTATCAAAATGTAATTTGTCAAAACTGATTGATTTATACAAAGCGAggaacaatttattaataaatatttggcAAAATGACAACATTAAATAACGTGTTAAAAGCTATAGAAGCTTTAAAATCAGCTCAAGAGTCAAACACTCTTCTGTCAGATTCGAACGCAAGGTACAAGAACAAAttgtttttttcatttaataattgAAATGATCGTATGAATAAAATAATGCAAAACTTTTGAATTGAATAcattatttttgtttatataGTTTATAGCTAAATACCTGCAAtagaattttgtataatttgtaaaattaggacttatatagttattataaaaaattaataaaaattatggaATGTAGTatgttacaaaatttaatatatcctttatttcaataaaaggaAAGATAAATTAACATGTTGCATGACAATAACAGAAGGAATATGTTCACCAACTGTCAAACTAGCAACCAAGTTTCCTCAGGTACTTAGTCTTTCAATTGAAACTTTACTGACACTGTGTAACGATGATGAATCTGATGTCAGAACGGTAGCAGATGaaacattaaataaaattataagggtatggatttatatttcataatctttGATATTAAAGCTATAGATGTTTTAatagtattttattttaaaggCAATGGCTGATAGTAATATTGTTAAAGTTCAAATAGAACtttacaatgaaataaaaaggaaTGGACCTGCTAGAACATTGAGAGCTGCTCTTTGGAGATTTGGTCTTCTTAGTCATATGATACGCCCTACAAGAGGAAAAGCATATGTATCTAATTTGATACCATGTATAGTAACTATTGCACATCGTTCTGAGGAATCTGTAATTGAAACGCTATCGCAATCATTACCATTAATTATGAAAGCACTAGGGCCATTTATGACAGACAATGATATCAaggtaattttcttttattttagtaCTTATATTATAACTATGAATCCATGCTTCTTTTTCAGACATTATTGAAAGCATTCTTTGAAAATATATCCTGTGTACAAGCAGCATTTCGTAGAGCTGCAGCAAATATGATTTTAGCAACATGTTTGAATTGTCGCAGACCacagttttttttaaattatgtacTGAAGCATCTTTTAGGTAAACTTATGAATGTTATACAAGTACAAGTAACATACTTTTCACTAATTAAATGTTACTTTTTATAGGTATTATAGTGCCTATAAGTGAAGATGAGAACCGTATAGCAGCTATTATTGGTATATTTGGTTGTATAAGAATAATTTTACCACATATATGCAATCCATCAGAAGATCCAGATGATGACACAGTAGAGACAGATAGCTTATTACAAATTTATGAACTATGTTTGCATTATACAAAATGGCATTCTGATCATAATGTTATAAATGCTGTTCTGGAGACACTGACTCAGTTTTTGAAGTCACCTCCAAAAGTTCTagtatcattattattatcaaatcAAGGTATAACACAGAGTAAAATAGCAGTGAATCAAAATGAAATGATGTTATCATTAAGTCAAGCAAGCACATCTAGTGCTGCAACTGCTTGTGGAGAAAATTCCGATTATACCTTAAATTTACTTGATTCTGATATACCTGAAATAAATCCAAAGATAGAAAAGTGGATGTTAGATTCTGAGACTATACCTCCTTTGATGGAAAATGTACAAATTTCAAAagaatgcataaataatattgtagaaatgaaaggaaagattttagaaaattatagtGATTTGAAGATCGGAGTCATTGACAGTAAGAGAAAAAGTGTAGTATAGAAAGGATATGTATCATTTGAAGAAATAATTGTATTACGTTTATTCCAGATGAAACGATCGAAGAAGGTAGTGATGTTGGAAGTGAAATAGAAAAATCGGAGAAAGTTTATTCGAGTGTACAAAATGAACCAAGAGACGTGGATTATACCGAAGAAGTCACATGTTCTATCGCATCTCTTAAAAAACTATCTTTAGATTTTTCGTTACGAGAAATAGACGTTGGAACTTTTACAGATCCTGACATACCGTTAAAATTCTGTTGTCGTTATTTGGTATCGTCTTTCCTCTTAACTGGCAACATTGGTCATGTAATACCAGATAAATATTTTCGTGTTAGTGTAAAGTCTCTTGCTTTAACTTGCGTGGCTTATATTTTGAAACTTTGTCCGAATCTATTTTTAATACCTGTTGCCAAAGAACCGAATTCTAACGAGAATAAACAAATGATAACGGA
Above is a genomic segment from Bombus vancouverensis nearcticus chromosome 13, iyBomVanc1_principal, whole genome shotgun sequence containing:
- the LOC117161211 gene encoding uncharacterized protein LOC117161211 isoform X1, with protein sequence MPGCAAVGCNNRSEKGYIMKCFPRDPKYRKIWQERVARADWEPSNNSFLCHVHFEPQEWSITQSGRIRLKKNAIPSIFTVTSTRKSPKKRTKIFNKKGENLLQGEYNVEYTENDTEHSSIEHLEEKDLDFQEIEELSIQQTTRDYLKHTHKYTEDKREENIKVNHQRQNIVMIADDNLTDINNLVEQYSLKVQPNNNRKEIKLSLFMNNSETTQLSNTTTKKEIKLEVMDHNTLEDSYDEIEEKLKQICDGGSTEDENYKNEIEKKLMVKSQKEGEIEEKMDTKVEFTTDDHTVEFTTDNHKVEFTTDNHKVEFTTNDYKVASPVNKNHLSIKNEVGHMLTDKEENVEIIFGTESGDEKTSVSQTVSKMNKVKNSALEHDEMIYIKDEKKVFNEDIEENFTKDEVYVIPNIRAAMKRKRRTREEIMRSIKKSFRSNSDQDINSSSNSDSSEIEIKDELPLFSQQTNDINKNDVEIETDKFVIKVTGDPDDVTEIIEELSLNTTGTQISKEFSTATKIEENDLLITSVITVETPKDLKGIIYGNFNNPLIKNEYVSKETSLMNQFPYEDREFTSFNSTHSSKTYYPSCFKHTCSDDEERIRTNLLSQNCTQGVQTSLGNNPSCVSSDYEDLLERIQIQEDVIAKLTDQLIIYKEFENSIKTTGPEMQVKEVETSRINTRSSNIQSTILNKKNLESKRRLIKDLSNRVNYFEEMNKKLTKTVTLASQQKRKLEGQIKQKDNQIKELNWKLEKASKYLERAEKNTNTYRRKMLSMQTVMRRRKLLDEKMCKFNEMLLDSSKQEFSEKVLSMATEIWELYGKNEYDKLLSYGFPLPPLPALTEELLTEEFTDLNRSDIDEAQNSTKISIKAEKAHDTNNESEIDEKDAEHVASVGKATEYESAETVTGTVQDIFDENNDGDDFSTNELREHFILQLNAVM
- the LOC117161211 gene encoding uncharacterized protein LOC117161211 isoform X2, translated to MIADDNLTDINNLVEQYSLKVQPNNNRKEIKLSLFMNNSETTQLSNTTTKKEIKLEVMDHNTLEDSYDEIEEKLKQICDGGSTEDENYKNEIEKKLMVKSQKEGEIEEKMDTKVEFTTDDHTVEFTTDNHKVEFTTDNHKVEFTTNDYKVASPVNKNHLSIKNEVGHMLTDKEENVEIIFGTESGDEKTSVSQTVSKMNKVKNSALEHDEMIYIKDEKKVFNEDIEENFTKDEVYVIPNIRAAMKRKRRTREEIMRSIKKSFRSNSDQDINSSSNSDSSEIEIKDELPLFSQQTNDINKNDVEIETDKFVIKVTGDPDDVTEIIEELSLNTTGTQISKEFSTATKIEENDLLITSVITVETPKDLKGIIYGNFNNPLIKNEYVSKETSLMNQFPYEDREFTSFNSTHSSKTYYPSCFKHTCSDDEERIRTNLLSQNCTQGVQTSLGNNPSCVSSDYEDLLERIQIQEDVIAKLTDQLIIYKEFENSIKTTGPEMQVKEVETSRINTRSSNIQSTILNKKNLESKRRLIKDLSNRVNYFEEMNKKLTKTVTLASQQKRKLEGQIKQKDNQIKELNWKLEKASKYLERAEKNTNTYRRKMLSMQTVMRRRKLLDEKMCKFNEMLLDSSKQEFSEKVLSMATEIWELYGKNEYDKLLSYGFPLPPLPALTEELLTEEFTDLNRSDIDEAQNSTKISIKAEKAHDTNNESEIDEKDAEHVASVGKATEYESAETVTGTVQDIFDENNDGDDFSTNELREHFILQLNAVM